One stretch of Falco naumanni isolate bFalNau1 chromosome 22 unlocalized genomic scaffold, bFalNau1.pat SUPER_22_unloc_1, whole genome shotgun sequence DNA includes these proteins:
- the LOC121081938 gene encoding olfactory receptor 14C36-like encodes MSNSSSITQFLLLALADTRELQLLHFWLSLGIYLAAALANGLIITAVVCDYHLHTPMYFFLLNLSLLDLGSISTTLPKAMANSLWDTRAISYSGCAAQLFLIVLFLSAECSLLTVMAYDRYVAICQPLHYGTLLGSRACVHMAAAAWASGFLYAALHTANTLSLPLCHGNALGQVFCEIPQILKLSCSHTYLREVGLILVSILVVFGCFIFIVLSYVQIFRAVLRNPSEQGRHKAFSTCLPHLAVVSLFLSTGTFAYLKPPSISSPSLDLVVSVLYSVVPPALNPFIYSMRNQELKDALKKLMQSGVSQQP; translated from the coding sequence atgtccaacagcagctccatcacccagttcctcctcctggcaTTGGCAGACACgcgggagctgcagctcttgcacttctggctctccctgggcatCTACCTGGCTGCCGCCCTGGCCAACGGCCTCATCATCACCGCCGTAGTGTGTGACTACCACCTGCACACCCCCAtgtacttcttcctcctcaaccTCTCCCTCCTCGACCTGGGCTCCATCTCCACCACTCTCCCCAAAGCCATGGCCAACTCCCTCTGGGACACCAGGGCCATCTCCTACTCAGgatgtgctgcacagctcttctTGATTGTGTTGTTCCTTTCGGCAGAGTGTTCTCTCCTCACCGTCATGGCCTATGACCGGTAcgtggccatctgccagcccctgcactacgggaccctgctgggcagcagagcttgtgtccacatggcagcagctgcctgggccagTGGGTTTCTCTATGCTGCGCTGCACACGGCCAATACACTGTCACTGCCGCTCTGCCACGGCAATGCCCTGGGACAGGTCTTCTGTGAAATCCCACAGATCCTCAAGCTCTCCTGCTCACACACCTACCTCAGGGAAGTGGGACTTATTCTGGTTAGTATCTTAGTAGTGTTtggctgtttcattttcattgttctgtCCTACGTGCAGATCTTCAGGGCCGTTCTGAGGAACCCCTCTGAGCAGGGACGgcacaaagccttttccacGTGCCTCCCTCACCTGGCCGTGgtctccctctttctcagcaCTGGCACATTTGCCTACCTGAAGcccccctccatctcctccccatccctggaccTGGTGGTGTCAGTCCTGTACTCAGTGGTGCCTCCAGCACTGAACCCCTTCATCTACAGCATGAGGAACCAGGAGCTGAAGGACGCACTGAAGAAGCTGATGCAGTCAGGTGTCTCTCAGCAGCCCTGA